The [Pseudomonas] carboxydohydrogena genome includes a window with the following:
- a CDS encoding B12-binding domain-containing radical SAM protein: MKKLTGLAPRRILCVFPKYSPSFGTFEYAYPLTDGVKAFMPPQGLLLIAAALPESWSVRFIDENIRAATDEDFEWAEAVFVSGMHIQRKQINDICRRAHEHDLPTALGGPSVSACPDYYPEFDYLHIGEMGDATDDLFARLSADTTRPKRQVMLETHERLAMAEFPLPAYELIPLRKYFLGSIQFSSGCPYQCEFCDIPGLYGRNPRLKSPQQVIAELDKMVENGLSGAVYFVDDNFIGNRRAVLELLPHLVEWQKRNGYAVQFACEATLNIAKRPEILQLMHDAFFLTVFCGIETPDPNALKAMSKQHNMMVPILEGVETLNSYGLEVVSGIILGLDTDTDESGEGILEFIEQSQIPLLTINLLQALPKTPLWDRLQRAGRLIENTERDSNVDFLLPYDRVVAMWRECMGRAYTPEKMFARFQHQIEHTYPNRIQPPPTKQRLTAANIKRGLTMVAKIIWHAGLRGDYRREFWRFAWPRLKAGDVERFISCSLVAHHLITFARGASSGRQTASYYSDKPGEALPQAAE; this comes from the coding sequence ATGAAAAAGCTGACCGGACTTGCGCCGCGCCGCATTCTTTGTGTTTTTCCGAAATACTCGCCGTCGTTCGGCACGTTCGAATATGCCTATCCGCTGACGGACGGCGTCAAGGCGTTCATGCCGCCGCAGGGCCTGCTGCTGATCGCGGCCGCGCTGCCGGAATCATGGAGCGTGCGCTTCATCGACGAGAACATCCGCGCCGCCACGGATGAGGACTTCGAATGGGCCGAAGCGGTGTTCGTCTCCGGCATGCACATTCAGCGCAAGCAGATCAACGACATCTGCCGCCGCGCGCATGAGCATGATTTGCCGACCGCATTGGGCGGCCCTTCCGTCAGCGCGTGCCCCGATTATTATCCCGAGTTCGACTATCTGCACATCGGCGAGATGGGCGATGCGACCGATGATCTGTTCGCGCGCCTCAGTGCCGATACCACGCGCCCGAAGCGGCAGGTGATGCTGGAGACGCACGAGCGCTTAGCGATGGCGGAATTTCCGCTACCCGCCTATGAACTCATTCCGCTGCGCAAATATTTTCTCGGCAGCATTCAGTTTTCCAGCGGCTGCCCGTATCAATGCGAGTTCTGCGACATTCCGGGATTGTACGGCCGTAATCCGCGCCTGAAATCGCCGCAGCAGGTCATCGCCGAACTCGACAAGATGGTCGAGAACGGGCTGTCGGGAGCGGTTTATTTCGTCGACGACAATTTCATCGGCAACCGCCGCGCGGTGCTGGAGCTGTTGCCGCATCTGGTCGAATGGCAGAAGCGCAACGGCTATGCGGTTCAGTTCGCCTGCGAGGCGACGCTGAACATCGCCAAGCGGCCGGAAATCCTGCAACTGATGCACGACGCCTTCTTCCTCACCGTGTTTTGCGGCATCGAGACGCCGGACCCGAACGCGTTGAAGGCGATGTCGAAGCAGCACAACATGATGGTGCCGATCCTGGAGGGCGTGGAGACGCTCAACAGCTACGGTCTGGAGGTGGTGTCCGGAATCATTCTCGGCCTCGATACGGATACGGATGAGTCAGGCGAGGGGATTCTCGAATTCATCGAACAGTCGCAGATTCCGCTCCTGACCATCAATCTGTTGCAGGCGTTGCCGAAGACGCCGCTGTGGGATCGCCTGCAACGCGCAGGGCGGCTGATCGAGAACACCGAGCGCGACTCCAATGTCGATTTTCTGCTGCCCTACGACCGGGTGGTGGCGATGTGGCGCGAATGCATGGGCCGCGCCTACACGCCGGAAAAGATGTTTGCGCGCTTCCAGCACCAGATCGAACATACCTATCCGAACCGTATTCAGCCGCCGCCGACGAAACAGCGCCTCACGGCGGCGAACATCAAGCGCGGCCTCACCATGGTGGCGAAGATCATCTGGCACGCGGGTTTGCGCGGCGACTATCGCCGCGAATTCTGGAGGTTCGCATGGCCTCGCCTGAAAGCGGGCGACGTCGAGCGTTTCATCAGTTGCAGCCTCGTCGCGCATCATCTGATTACGTTCGCGCGCGGTGCATCCAGTGGCCGCCAGACCGCTTCCTATTATTCCGACAAGCCCGGTGAGGCCTTGCCGCAGGCGGCGGAATAG
- the fdhD gene encoding formate dehydrogenase accessory sulfurtransferase FdhD has product MTEPTVSAHRQIWRESGLTEGARTVPEETALAMSYNAGTHAVMMGTPQDLEDFAIGFSLTEGIITSPDGIESLEIVPQDEGIELRMWLKKESAERLGERRRHIAGPTGCGLCGIDSIVEAMKPVAIVGKGITVTPAQIMAAMQALHPLQTLNTLTRAVHAAAFWEPERGILEIREDVGRHNALDKLGGALARNRIDAGKGAVLLTSRVSVEMVQKTATIGATLIVSVSAPTALAIRMAERAGITLCAIARSDGFEIFTHPHRVAAKETVGVA; this is encoded by the coding sequence ATGACCGAGCCGACAGTTTCAGCCCATCGCCAGATCTGGCGCGAAAGCGGCCTCACCGAGGGCGCGCGCACCGTGCCGGAGGAAACGGCACTGGCGATGTCCTACAACGCTGGCACCCACGCGGTGATGATGGGCACGCCGCAGGATCTCGAGGACTTCGCGATCGGCTTCAGCCTGACGGAAGGCATCATCACCTCTCCCGACGGCATCGAGTCGCTGGAAATCGTGCCGCAGGACGAAGGCATCGAACTGCGGATGTGGCTGAAGAAGGAAAGCGCCGAACGGCTGGGCGAACGCCGCCGCCATATCGCGGGCCCGACCGGCTGCGGCCTGTGCGGCATCGATTCCATCGTCGAGGCGATGAAGCCCGTGGCCATTGTCGGCAAAGGCATCACCGTAACGCCCGCGCAGATCATGGCCGCGATGCAGGCGCTCCATCCGTTGCAGACGCTCAACACGCTGACCCGCGCCGTCCACGCCGCCGCGTTCTGGGAGCCGGAGCGCGGCATCCTTGAAATCCGCGAGGATGTCGGTCGCCACAACGCACTCGACAAGCTCGGCGGCGCGCTCGCCCGCAACAGGATCGATGCCGGCAAGGGCGCGGTGCTGCTGACGAGCCGCGTCTCCGTGGAAATGGTGCAGAAAACCGCCACCATCGGCGCGACGCTGATCGTCTCGGTGTCGGCGCCGACCGCGCTCGCCATCCGCATGGCCGAACGCGCCGGGATCACGCTGTGCGCCATCGCGCGGTCCGACGGGTTCGAGATTTTCACCCACCCGCACCGGGTCGCGGCGAAAGAGACTGTCGGCGTCGCCTGA
- a CDS encoding rhodanese-related sulfurtransferase, whose protein sequence is MPYKVAAFYQFTPLPDFESLREPLRNMCVALDIKGIILLAAEGINGTVAGNSVAIDALMKQIQQGALFGGRTNNLELKFSTATDMPFNRMKVRLKKEIVTLKDDGTDPTRQVGTYIDARDWNALIARPGMVLLDTRNDFEVEMGTFAGAVDPHIKSFSEFKEFADRTLDPTRDTEIAMFCTGGIRCEKASSYLLSRGFRNVFHLKGGILKYLETIPEDESRWKGDCFVFDQRVALGHGLAERAQSQEDDDE, encoded by the coding sequence ATGCCCTACAAAGTCGCCGCGTTCTATCAGTTCACCCCGTTGCCGGATTTCGAGAGCCTGCGCGAGCCGTTGCGCAACATGTGCGTGGCGCTCGACATCAAGGGCATCATCCTGCTGGCCGCCGAAGGGATCAACGGAACGGTCGCGGGCAACTCTGTGGCCATCGACGCGCTGATGAAGCAGATTCAACAAGGCGCGCTGTTTGGCGGGCGCACCAATAATCTCGAACTAAAATTCTCGACGGCAACGGACATGCCGTTCAACCGGATGAAGGTCCGGCTGAAGAAGGAGATCGTCACGCTCAAGGATGACGGCACCGATCCCACGCGGCAGGTCGGCACCTATATCGATGCGCGGGACTGGAACGCCTTGATCGCCCGCCCCGGCATGGTACTCCTCGACACCCGCAACGATTTCGAGGTGGAGATGGGCACCTTCGCGGGCGCGGTCGATCCCCACATCAAGAGCTTCAGCGAATTCAAGGAATTCGCCGACCGCACGCTTGATCCCACGCGCGACACAGAGATCGCGATGTTCTGCACCGGCGGCATCCGTTGCGAGAAGGCCAGTTCCTATCTGTTGTCGCGCGGCTTCAGGAATGTCTTCCACCTCAAGGGCGGCATCCTGAAATATCTCGAAACCATTCCCGAAGATGAAAGCCGCTGGAAGGGCGACTGCTTCGTGTTCGATCAGCGCGTCGCGCTCGGCCACGGCCTTGCCGAACGCGCCCAATCGCAAGAGGACGACGATGAATAA
- a CDS encoding SlyX family protein — MNKELSSRIEALEIQIAHQEATVETLNQALTAQWKQIDTLTREMTRLTDRVSAAEQSIPASTGNEPPPPHY, encoded by the coding sequence ATGAATAAAGAACTGTCGAGCCGTATCGAGGCGCTGGAAATCCAGATCGCTCATCAGGAGGCGACCGTCGAGACGCTCAATCAGGCCCTCACCGCACAATGGAAGCAGATCGATACGCTGACGCGAGAGATGACGCGGCTGACCGATCGCGTCAGTGCCGCCGAGCAAAGCATTCCCGCATCAACGGGTAACGAGCCGCCACCACCTCACTACTGA
- a CDS encoding aldo/keto reductase, with product MMSNSMQKKAWGTTGTQVSVIGQGTWYIDRGNHAAAVAALQKGLDLGMTHIDTAEMYDDAELVVADAIKGRRDEVFLVSKVLPSNASRAGTIKAAERSLARMRTDRMDCYLLHWRGGYDLEDTVSAFEQLKKDGKILSWGVSNFDADDLQEIYEVAGKGSIACNQVLYHLKERAIEHSVIPWCEAHGVTVTAYSPFGHSDFPAPKSEGGQVLQQIAAAHGATPRQVALAFLTRAPAVVTIPKASSATHAADNAGAGGLTLSAAEIAQIDKAFPRGREPGHLPML from the coding sequence ATGATGAGCAATTCAATGCAGAAGAAGGCGTGGGGGACCACCGGAACGCAGGTTTCGGTGATCGGGCAGGGCACCTGGTACATCGACCGCGGCAATCATGCGGCGGCAGTAGCGGCCTTGCAGAAGGGCCTCGACCTCGGCATGACCCATATCGACACAGCCGAGATGTATGACGATGCCGAGCTTGTGGTGGCCGATGCCATCAAGGGCCGCCGCGACGAAGTGTTTCTGGTCTCAAAGGTGCTGCCGAGCAACGCTTCGCGCGCGGGCACCATCAAGGCCGCCGAACGCTCGCTGGCGCGGATGCGGACCGACCGGATGGATTGCTATCTGCTGCACTGGCGCGGCGGCTACGATCTCGAAGACACGGTGAGCGCCTTTGAACAGTTGAAGAAGGACGGCAAGATCCTGTCATGGGGCGTCAGCAATTTCGACGCCGACGATTTGCAGGAAATATATGAGGTGGCAGGCAAGGGCAGCATCGCCTGCAATCAGGTGCTCTATCACCTGAAGGAGCGCGCCATCGAGCATTCGGTAATCCCGTGGTGCGAGGCGCATGGCGTCACGGTGACGGCCTATTCGCCGTTCGGGCATAGTGATTTTCCGGCGCCGAAATCCGAAGGCGGGCAAGTGCTGCAACAGATCGCGGCGGCGCATGGCGCGACGCCGCGTCAGGTGGCGCTGGCGTTTCTCACACGCGCGCCTGCCGTGGTGACCATCCCGAAAGCGTCGTCGGCCACGCATGCGGCTGATAACGCGGGGGCGGGCGGGTTGACGCTCAGCGCCGCCGAGATCGCGCAGATCGACAAGGCTTTCCCGCGCGGGCGCGAGCCGGGCCATTTGCCGATGTTGTGA
- the glpD gene encoding glycerol-3-phosphate dehydrogenase yields the protein MDQIYDIAIIGGGVNGCGIARDAAGRGYSVYLCEMNDLASGTSSWSSKLIHGGLRYLEFYEFRLVREALIEREVLWGIAPHIIAPERFVLPHHDGLRPAWLLRLGLFIYDHLGGRRRLPATRTLNLRRDVTGRPLKPIFKTGFEYSDCTVDDARLVVLNALDAVERGAMVATRTQAVKAKRGEDGVWELVVEGTATKTRSTIRARILVNAGGPWVQEILTQRAGVEAKAHVRLVQGSHIVVPRLYAHDRAYTFQHGDGRVIFVIPYQDDFTLIGTTDRDYDGDPSMVRATQEEIDYLCASASEYLATPVQPSDVVWSYSGVRPLYDDHASEARTATRDYVFELDAPDGLPVLSVFGGKITTYRKLAEHALEKLSPYLRSGGAPWTAGTPLPGGDFAGESMDAKVQRLLRDYPFLSKRHGKRLVRAYGSHARRLLGRAADMTDLGRDFGQTLTEREVRYLMAHEFAQTAEDVVWRRSKLGLWLTQQEVATLDAWMATQRKPVAPDPY from the coding sequence TTGGACCAGATCTACGACATCGCGATCATCGGCGGCGGCGTCAACGGCTGCGGCATCGCGCGCGATGCGGCGGGGCGTGGCTATTCCGTCTATCTGTGCGAGATGAACGATCTTGCCAGCGGCACCTCGTCATGGTCGAGCAAGCTCATTCATGGCGGCCTGCGATATCTCGAATTCTACGAATTCCGTCTGGTGCGCGAGGCGTTGATCGAGCGCGAGGTGCTGTGGGGCATTGCGCCTCACATCATCGCGCCGGAGCGTTTCGTGTTGCCGCATCATGATGGGTTGCGGCCGGCGTGGTTGCTGCGGCTCGGGCTTTTCATCTACGATCATCTCGGTGGCCGGCGCCGGCTGCCGGCGACGCGAACGCTGAATCTGCGCCGCGACGTCACGGGAAGACCCCTCAAGCCAATTTTCAAAACCGGGTTCGAGTATTCTGACTGCACGGTGGACGATGCCCGTCTCGTCGTCCTCAACGCGCTGGATGCCGTCGAGCGCGGCGCGATGGTGGCTACGCGAACGCAAGCCGTGAAGGCGAAGCGCGGAGAGGATGGCGTCTGGGAGCTTGTGGTGGAGGGCACGGCCACAAAAACGCGCAGCACTATCAGGGCGCGAATTCTTGTGAACGCGGGTGGGCCATGGGTGCAGGAAATCCTGACCCAGCGAGCGGGTGTCGAGGCGAAGGCGCATGTCCGCCTCGTGCAGGGTTCCCACATCGTCGTGCCGCGGCTTTATGCGCATGACCGCGCCTATACGTTCCAGCACGGCGATGGCCGGGTGATCTTCGTTATCCCCTATCAGGACGATTTCACCCTGATCGGGACGACGGATCGTGACTACGATGGCGACCCGTCCATGGTGCGCGCGACGCAGGAGGAGATCGACTATCTGTGCGCCTCGGCGAGCGAATATCTCGCAACGCCGGTGCAGCCGTCCGATGTGGTGTGGAGCTATTCGGGGGTGCGGCCGCTCTATGACGATCACGCCAGCGAAGCGCGCACCGCGACGCGCGATTATGTGTTCGAACTCGACGCGCCGGACGGCTTGCCGGTTCTGTCGGTGTTTGGCGGCAAGATCACGACCTACCGCAAACTCGCCGAGCATGCGCTGGAGAAACTGTCGCCATATCTGCGCAGCGGCGGCGCGCCGTGGACCGCGGGTACGCCGCTGCCCGGTGGCGATTTTGCGGGCGAGAGCATGGATGCGAAGGTGCAGCGGCTATTACGCGATTATCCGTTCCTGTCGAAGCGTCACGGGAAGCGGCTGGTCCGTGCCTATGGCAGTCATGCGCGCCGGCTTTTAGGGCGCGCGGCGGATATGACGGACCTTGGCCGCGATTTCGGCCAGACGCTGACCGAGCGCGAGGTGCGTTATTTGATGGCGCATGAGTTCGCGCAGACGGCTGAGGACGTGGTCTGGCGGCGTTCGAAGCTCGGGCTGTGGCTCACGCAACAGGAAGTCGCTACGCTCGATGCGTGGATGGCGACGCAGCGGAAGCCTGTCGCGCCCGATCCGTATTGA
- a CDS encoding FecR family protein, translated as MDTRVRSCLAPLLTVLLSGVSTLVAVTPGEAQNVGRVGAVNQDATGTPPGNASRMLAIGTNVVHKERIQTTASGSTQILFPDTSTLNVGRNSNIVIDEYVYDPNAGTGKMVASVGKGVLRFVGGQISHTAGVTIKTPVATLGIRGGVATIVYPITANYAAADPNVANCKGELIVGHVGSSTVRNATGSATVRPGFATCVTGPNDPIPEPFRVSDALLAQIMTNLTSKPGQSGGAIDLPTDQMASRQGLGASTLPDPTHPPGTDPLGYVSIFDGGNDLAKNKAQTGQTQQAPSTNSNNYPPCYPCSC; from the coding sequence ATGGACACGCGCGTACGATCCTGCCTTGCTCCGCTTCTCACGGTGCTTTTGTCCGGCGTCTCGACGCTCGTTGCCGTCACTCCCGGCGAAGCGCAAAATGTCGGCCGTGTCGGTGCGGTCAATCAGGATGCGACGGGTACCCCGCCGGGCAACGCCTCGCGCATGCTGGCGATCGGCACCAATGTCGTTCACAAGGAGCGCATCCAGACCACGGCCTCCGGTTCGACGCAGATCCTGTTTCCCGACACCTCGACGCTCAATGTCGGCCGCAACAGCAACATCGTGATCGATGAATATGTTTACGATCCGAATGCGGGCACCGGCAAAATGGTGGCCTCGGTCGGCAAGGGCGTGCTGCGTTTCGTCGGCGGCCAGATCAGCCACACCGCAGGCGTCACCATCAAGACGCCGGTCGCGACGCTCGGTATTCGTGGCGGCGTCGCCACCATCGTCTATCCGATCACCGCGAATTATGCGGCGGCCGATCCCAATGTCGCCAACTGCAAGGGCGAACTCATTGTCGGCCACGTCGGTTCCTCGACCGTCAGGAACGCGACCGGCTCGGCCACGGTGCGGCCCGGCTTCGCGACCTGCGTGACCGGCCCGAACGACCCGATCCCGGAGCCGTTCCGGGTGTCCGATGCGCTGCTCGCGCAGATCATGACCAACCTGACCAGCAAGCCCGGACAGAGCGGCGGCGCGATCGACCTGCCGACCGACCAGATGGCGAGCCGTCAGGGGCTGGGCGCGAGCACGCTGCCCGACCCGACCCATCCGCCAGGGACCGATCCGCTCGGCTATGTCTCGATTTTCGATGGCGGCAACGATCTCGCCAAGAACAAGGCCCAGACCGGCCAGACCCAGCAGGCACCGAGCACCAACTCGAATAATTATCCGCCGTGCTACCCCTGTAGTTGCTGA
- a CDS encoding tetratricopeptide repeat protein: MVFWADLGFRAKTNAASRAGGLLAMAVIVGLGSAAPAAAQDVAEQNRLYQQMVRNPTNHDITFEYARVATANTDYEAAIGALERLLFYNPRLTRVKYELGALYFRLGSYEMAKRYFKEALASPDLDPVTRGRIEAYLPDANKQLQPSRFSGFFQTGIRSQSNANYAPASGSLLSGGTLFALPTSSQKKSDVNWFGLAGLAHDYDLNSRGDVLETRFAGYLTAQDRFSDLNVGLFDISVGPRIALAPELLPGATIKPYIVGGNTWVGGSSYMSTGGAGVALNFPSGTRFAWGPSFEWRHADFTSSPLQTFSGYGSGNWYTGAVGGSWQISQTVRLEGRGLYRRGDSDLIYQSFDGWGLEAALTWEFAPPFVSIPRNWSISPYFKYASTRFDAANPNIDPATVRHDDRWSAGAIFNTPITKAIGFTTTLQYDRNNSNLPNYRLNNFSVIAGPTFRF; this comes from the coding sequence ATGGTTTTTTGGGCTGATCTCGGATTCCGGGCCAAGACGAATGCCGCATCCCGCGCGGGCGGGCTGCTTGCCATGGCTGTCATCGTGGGGCTGGGAAGTGCCGCCCCCGCCGCCGCGCAGGATGTTGCCGAACAAAATCGCCTTTACCAGCAAATGGTTCGCAATCCGACGAACCATGACATCACCTTTGAATATGCCCGCGTGGCCACCGCCAATACCGATTACGAGGCGGCAATCGGCGCGCTGGAGCGGCTCCTGTTCTACAACCCCAGGTTGACGCGGGTGAAGTATGAGCTGGGCGCACTGTATTTCCGGCTCGGCTCCTATGAGATGGCGAAACGCTATTTCAAGGAAGCGCTGGCAAGCCCCGATCTCGATCCGGTGACGCGCGGACGCATCGAGGCCTATCTGCCGGACGCCAACAAGCAGTTGCAGCCGAGCCGCTTCTCCGGCTTCTTCCAGACCGGCATCCGTTCCCAGTCGAATGCGAACTACGCGCCCGCCAGCGGCTCGTTGCTGTCGGGCGGCACGTTGTTCGCGCTGCCCACGTCGTCGCAGAAGAAAAGCGATGTGAACTGGTTCGGCCTCGCGGGCCTTGCCCACGACTACGATCTCAATTCGCGCGGCGACGTGCTGGAAACGCGCTTCGCCGGTTATCTTACGGCGCAGGACCGTTTTTCCGATCTCAATGTCGGCCTGTTCGACATTTCGGTCGGCCCGCGAATCGCGCTGGCTCCTGAACTGCTGCCGGGCGCCACGATCAAGCCTTACATCGTCGGCGGAAACACCTGGGTCGGTGGTTCGTCCTATATGTCGACCGGCGGCGCGGGCGTCGCGCTGAACTTCCCGAGCGGCACGCGCTTCGCTTGGGGGCCGAGCTTCGAATGGCGTCATGCCGATTTCACCAGCAGCCCGTTGCAGACGTTCTCCGGCTACGGCTCCGGCAACTGGTACACAGGCGCGGTCGGCGGCTCATGGCAGATCAGCCAGACCGTGCGGCTGGAGGGGCGGGGGCTGTATCGCCGTGGCGATTCCGATCTGATCTATCAGTCGTTCGACGGATGGGGCTTGGAAGCTGCGCTGACATGGGAGTTCGCACCGCCCTTCGTCAGCATTCCGCGCAACTGGAGCATTTCGCCGTACTTCAAATACGCCAGCACGCGATTTGATGCCGCCAACCCGAACATCGATCCGGCCACCGTGCGCCATGACGACCGGTGGAGCGCGGGCGCGATCTTCAACACGCCGATCACAAAAGCGATCGGTTTCACCACCACGCTGCAATACGACCGCAACAATTCGAACTTGCCGAACTACCGGCTGAACAATTTCTCGGTCATTGCCGGGCCGACATTCCGGTTCTGA
- a CDS encoding glycosyltransferase: MKSPLPPSLRDEVRFFWVGPPLSAYEILSLKSFLGAGARVILYAYDKNLAVPDGVELRDAAEVLPLDILNRYNSGNAKAWARHSDLFRYAMLEKFGGWYADLDVVCLADRLPQSEMYFGRASEARIYAGLLKFPKGAAVLKDLIGEANRLLPRAGTMAEDEARAMIGTPLLSRMLQSHGLDRFAAPTRDAYAIPFNEALAFFDPEQCESLHARLEGCTFTHLWNGAWAALRIPRDYGPPRGSLLDVLFARFGIDVPEQGRLNYESIASWAMEDCILEEYKRREGGAAFSASAVGDFLQALRREGWQPRDRLYRPRQPQNLPDETQSAHPQTVRTFWHGNAMPPYQQACLASFARRGHRVEVFTYQEDACFASGLHVCDAREILPEQQVLRPLAGGKLGIHANLFRYALLERLGGWWIDPDVMLMQPDLPDGDVYIAPPDVFRCTPVAVLKFPAGHPLMVEARAKVVALDDNPEAWDRAGAALLSELVRSCDILSQAEDGLGPISWLNVPDLFDPGKRDELNLTGHAARFLHLQDEVWRRAGIPSRLGPPEGSYLAELLERYGSVADFPARMTFDQVNRWVRHMYRAAGLER; encoded by the coding sequence ATGAAGTCTCCCCTTCCGCCTTCCTTGCGCGATGAAGTCCGGTTTTTCTGGGTTGGGCCTCCGCTCAGCGCTTACGAAATCCTGTCGCTGAAGAGTTTTCTCGGCGCCGGGGCGCGCGTGATTTTGTACGCATACGACAAAAACCTCGCGGTGCCGGATGGCGTCGAGTTGCGTGACGCCGCAGAGGTTCTGCCGCTCGATATTCTCAATCGCTACAATTCCGGAAATGCGAAGGCATGGGCGCGCCATTCCGATCTGTTCCGCTATGCGATGCTCGAGAAATTCGGCGGCTGGTATGCCGATCTCGATGTCGTCTGCCTCGCGGATCGCCTGCCACAAAGCGAGATGTATTTCGGCCGCGCCAGCGAGGCCCGTATTTATGCGGGGCTGCTGAAATTCCCGAAGGGTGCGGCGGTTCTGAAAGACCTCATCGGGGAGGCAAACCGGCTGCTCCCGCGGGCGGGCACGATGGCGGAGGACGAAGCTCGCGCCATGATCGGCACGCCGCTGCTTAGCCGGATGTTGCAATCGCATGGGCTGGACCGGTTTGCGGCTCCGACGCGGGATGCCTATGCGATTCCGTTCAACGAGGCGCTGGCGTTTTTCGATCCCGAACAATGCGAGTCGCTGCACGCGCGGCTTGAAGGCTGCACCTTCACCCATCTGTGGAATGGCGCGTGGGCCGCGCTGCGGATTCCAAGGGATTACGGTCCGCCGCGCGGCAGCCTTCTCGACGTGCTGTTCGCGCGCTTCGGCATCGACGTGCCGGAGCAGGGCAGGCTCAATTACGAATCCATCGCGTCATGGGCGATGGAGGATTGCATTCTGGAGGAATACAAGCGGCGTGAGGGCGGCGCGGCGTTCTCCGCGAGTGCGGTGGGCGACTTCCTGCAGGCGCTGCGGCGCGAGGGTTGGCAGCCGCGCGACCGGCTCTATCGTCCGCGACAGCCGCAGAATCTTCCGGACGAGACGCAAAGCGCGCATCCGCAGACGGTGCGCACGTTCTGGCACGGCAATGCGATGCCGCCGTATCAGCAGGCGTGTCTTGCGAGTTTTGCCCGGCGTGGCCATCGCGTCGAGGTGTTCACCTATCAGGAAGATGCGTGTTTCGCATCGGGCCTGCACGTTTGCGATGCGCGCGAGATCTTGCCGGAGCAGCAGGTGCTGCGTCCGCTTGCGGGCGGCAAGTTGGGGATTCATGCAAACCTGTTTCGCTACGCGCTGCTGGAACGGCTTGGCGGCTGGTGGATCGACCCCGATGTGATGCTGATGCAGCCGGATTTACCGGACGGAGACGTTTATATCGCGCCGCCCGACGTGTTTCGCTGCACGCCGGTCGCGGTGTTGAAATTTCCGGCCGGTCATCCGTTGATGGTCGAGGCACGCGCGAAGGTGGTTGCGCTCGATGACAATCCGGAGGCATGGGATCGCGCGGGTGCGGCGCTGCTGAGTGAGCTGGTGCGAAGTTGCGATATTCTGTCGCAGGCTGAAGATGGGCTCGGTCCGATTTCCTGGCTCAACGTCCCCGACCTGTTCGATCCGGGAAAGCGTGATGAATTAAATCTCACGGGCCACGCTGCGCGGTTTCTGCATCTACAGGACGAGGTCTGGCGGCGGGCGGGGATTCCGTCCCGGCTAGGGCCGCCGGAGGGATCGTATCTTGCTGAATTGCTTGAGCGTTATGGTTCAGTTGCGGATTTTCCGGCGCGGATGACGTTCGACCAGGTCAATCGCTGGGTGCGGCATATGTATCGCGCTGCGGGGCTGGAGCGCTAA